In a genomic window of candidate division WOR-3 bacterium:
- the tsaE gene encoding tRNA (adenosine(37)-N6)-threonylcarbamoyltransferase complex ATPase subunit type 1 TsaE: MSRVRRYLTGSPAETLKLGRRIARMLRSDDILFLSGDLGSGKTTFTRGVCQGLGIKEPVTSPSFIIVTEYTGKFKVSHIDLYRLDKADCDILPLEEYYAQGGITIIEWADRIPNFERRLTPGFYISFRIIRSNQREITIEDLRN; this comes from the coding sequence ATGTCTCGGGTTAGAAGATATCTTACCGGTTCACCGGCTGAGACATTAAAACTTGGTAGAAGGATTGCCCGGATGTTAAGGTCCGACGATATCTTGTTTCTCAGCGGGGATCTGGGAAGCGGGAAGACTACTTTTACGCGGGGAGTGTGTCAGGGGTTAGGCATTAAAGAACCGGTGACCAGCCCCAGTTTTATTATCGTTACGGAATATACTGGAAAGTTTAAGGTGAGCCATATCGATCTATATCGGCTCGATAAGGCAGATTGTGATATCTTACCCCTTGAAGAATATTATGCGCAAGGTGGCATCACCATAATTGAATGGGCAGATCGAATACCGAATTTCGAGCGTCGTTTAACACCAGGCTTCTATATCTCTTTTCGTATAATTCGGTCAAATCAAAGGGAGATTACAATTGAAGATCTTAGGAATTGA
- a CDS encoding type III pantothenate kinase → MICTFDIGNTNVHIGLYQNGCLVYTQRWRTQQGFERKIIGRLLAKREIEGVAIASVVPNVSKMLTQYLRSRFGIKPFFINARIKMPVKIAYGNLGPDRIAAINGGYLRYHDNIIIFSLGTAITGDVVTEEGIHCGGIILPGPDTQLWSLTQKTALISKISLNGRFNLLGKNTTGCVRSGILNSTKFTIERFIDEIKNNYKKQYRTIITGGWAPRFAHLITGIDRVDEDLILYGIFQLYQKNVSG, encoded by the coding sequence ATGATTTGCACTTTTGATATCGGGAATACCAATGTTCACATTGGTCTTTACCAAAATGGCTGTCTGGTATATACGCAAAGATGGCGCACCCAGCAGGGTTTTGAGAGAAAGATTATTGGTCGTTTGCTGGCAAAAAGGGAGATTGAAGGGGTGGCAATTGCTTCGGTGGTACCAAATGTAAGCAAGATGTTGACCCAATATCTAAGAAGTAGATTTGGCATAAAGCCTTTTTTTATAAATGCCCGGATAAAAATGCCCGTGAAGATCGCATATGGCAACTTGGGTCCAGATCGAATTGCTGCTATCAATGGTGGATATCTACGGTATCATGACAACATAATCATCTTCTCTTTGGGAACTGCCATCACTGGGGATGTGGTTACAGAAGAAGGAATCCACTGCGGAGGAATTATCCTACCGGGACCGGATACGCAATTGTGGAGTTTAACCCAGAAAACTGCGTTGATCAGCAAGATTTCTTTGAACGGGCGATTCAATCTCCTCGGCAAAAACACCACCGGATGTGTGCGGTCGGGTATTTTGAACAGTACTAAGTTTACCATTGAGCGATTTATCGATGAGATAAAAAATAACTATAAAAAGCAATATCGCACAATAATAACTGGTGGCTGGGCGCCACGTTTTGCCCACTTGATAACCGGCATAGATCGGGTAGATGAGGACTTGATACTTTATGGTATCTTCCAATTATACCAAAAAAATGTCTCGGGTTAG
- a CDS encoding biotin--[acetyl-CoA-carboxylase] ligase: MKREVLKFKQVTSTQDVLKRLIKNRREIAVFAYSQTKGRGRQKREWYSPPGGMYLSILVFPEKNIHLLPVISCQAVVETLKELNFTDVAIHWPNDVLINQKKVCGILCERVDTAVICGIGLNVNIKKFPSWLTEATSLYKETGQSYNLKEILNLCLTNFWNLYDALQRDRFDMAEIYQYISGVGEPVEVKLSSKETIRGVIHNVDEDWNLIIRTADGVIRKICQGDVVRIL; encoded by the coding sequence ATGAAAAGAGAAGTCCTAAAATTTAAACAGGTTACATCCACCCAGGATGTCTTGAAAAGGTTGATCAAAAATCGGAGAGAAATTGCGGTATTCGCCTATTCTCAGACGAAAGGACGAGGTCGGCAGAAAAGGGAATGGTATTCGCCACCTGGAGGAATGTATCTTTCTATTCTTGTTTTTCCGGAAAAAAATATCCATCTGCTACCTGTGATATCCTGCCAGGCAGTAGTGGAAACTTTGAAAGAGTTGAATTTTACTGATGTTGCCATCCATTGGCCCAACGATGTATTGATTAACCAGAAAAAAGTTTGTGGCATTCTTTGTGAGCGGGTAGACACCGCGGTGATTTGTGGGATTGGTTTGAATGTGAATATAAAAAAATTCCCATCTTGGTTAACCGAGGCCACATCTTTGTATAAAGAAACCGGTCAGTCCTATAATCTGAAAGAAATACTTAATTTATGTTTAACAAATTTCTGGAATCTTTACGATGCTTTACAGCGCGATAGATTTGATATGGCGGAGATTTATCAATATATTAGTGGGGTGGGCGAGCCGGTGGAAGTCAAATTATCATCAAAAGAGACCATCCGCGGTGTCATCCATAATGTTGACGAAGATTGGAACCTCATTATCCGGACCGCAGACGGAGTTATTAGAAAAATTTGCCAAGGGGATGTAGTAAGGATTTTATGA
- a CDS encoding calcium-translocating P-type ATPase, PMCA-type, which translates to MVKETWHTLPIDRVFESLGTNFQGLNSEEARVRLEKYGPNEIKEARKKTTWEMLIAQFTDFMILILIGAAIISGIIGEPIDTIAIIVIVVLNGFIGFIQEYRAEKAIAALKKLAQANINVRRNNIIYTIPASEVVPGDIVLLEAGNIVPADMRLVEVAQLKIDEAPLTGESIPVEKSTAVLHDPELPLGDRKNMAYKGTLVTYGRGIGVVVATGMNTEIGRIATLIQEEEELKTPLQQRLTSFGKWLTIIFLTICGFVFVFGILRGESITLMFLTAVSLAVAAIPEALPAVVTITLALGAKKMVQENALMRKLSAVETLGSVTYICSDKTGTLTQNKMFVREVCINNEIIKEEDFVDYAEKNTEFFLALALSNDAQYDRDGKMIGDPTEIALCRAAYEAGFDKRELIKKFPRIGEIPFDSERKCMTTFHKMVDGRILAFTKGAIDVLMERSIGCLVNGEIKKELQFLSTANLKMANDGLRVLAIAMREWQEMPVNLNPADVENNLIILGLVGMIDPPREGVKEAIQQCKTAGIIPVMITGDHPITARSIAYQLGIMNEDNQAVITGKELDKLSLEEFERRVEHIRVYARVAPEQKLKIVRALQDKGQYVAMTGDGVNDAPALKRANIGVAMGIMGTEVSKEASHMILLDDNFATIVKAVREGRRIYENIRKFIKYIMSCNCAEILTIFLAPFFRLPLPLLPIHLLWINLITDSLPSLALATEVADKDLMKRPPRPPQEGIFARGMGFYILVVGLLMSGVTLATQAIAIKIDSHWQTMVFTVLCLSQLGNAFACRSDDKSLFALGLLSNPFLVISTIILFSAQMAVIYLPFLNPIFKTQPLNLPELLISIGLSSIVLVLVEIGKVVRGFFKKYKLKNT; encoded by the coding sequence ATGGTAAAAGAAACTTGGCACACATTACCAATCGATAGAGTTTTTGAATCTCTCGGCACCAATTTCCAGGGTCTCAATTCCGAAGAGGCAAGGGTTCGCTTGGAAAAATATGGACCCAATGAAATAAAAGAGGCAAGGAAAAAGACCACTTGGGAAATGTTGATTGCCCAGTTTACAGATTTTATGATTCTGATACTCATCGGCGCAGCGATTATTTCCGGAATAATAGGTGAACCGATCGATACAATTGCAATAATCGTGATTGTAGTGCTCAATGGTTTTATTGGGTTTATTCAAGAATATCGAGCGGAAAAAGCCATTGCGGCATTAAAGAAATTAGCCCAGGCAAACATCAATGTCCGTAGAAATAATATTATCTACACTATTCCGGCATCAGAAGTTGTACCCGGCGATATCGTTTTGCTTGAGGCTGGTAACATCGTACCTGCAGATATGAGATTGGTTGAGGTTGCACAGTTGAAGATTGATGAGGCACCCCTCACTGGTGAATCAATTCCGGTAGAAAAATCTACCGCGGTGCTTCATGACCCTGAACTGCCCTTAGGTGACAGAAAGAATATGGCATATAAAGGAACCCTGGTGACCTATGGCCGCGGAATAGGGGTTGTGGTAGCGACTGGGATGAATACCGAAATCGGTAGAATCGCTACGCTCATTCAAGAGGAGGAGGAGCTAAAGACGCCATTGCAACAGCGACTCACTTCATTCGGTAAATGGCTGACAATCATTTTTCTTACCATCTGTGGATTCGTCTTTGTTTTTGGAATTTTGCGGGGCGAGTCGATTACTTTAATGTTTTTGACCGCTGTAAGCCTTGCAGTGGCTGCAATTCCTGAAGCCTTACCTGCGGTGGTCACGATTACCCTCGCGCTGGGGGCAAAGAAAATGGTCCAAGAGAATGCCTTGATGCGAAAACTCTCGGCTGTGGAAACACTGGGTTCAGTGACTTACATCTGCTCTGACAAAACCGGGACGCTCACCCAGAACAAGATGTTCGTCCGTGAGGTGTGTATCAACAACGAAATAATAAAAGAAGAAGATTTTGTTGATTATGCCGAGAAAAATACCGAATTCTTCCTTGCCCTTGCTCTTAGTAATGATGCGCAGTATGATAGGGATGGTAAAATGATTGGTGACCCTACCGAAATAGCCTTATGTCGGGCGGCATACGAGGCAGGATTCGATAAACGGGAGTTGATAAAAAAATTTCCGCGGATTGGTGAAATTCCCTTTGATTCAGAACGGAAGTGTATGACTACCTTTCATAAAATGGTTGATGGTAGAATACTTGCATTTACCAAAGGTGCGATAGATGTATTGATGGAAAGATCGATAGGTTGTCTCGTCAATGGTGAAATAAAAAAAGAACTACAATTTCTCAGCACCGCGAATCTCAAGATGGCAAACGATGGTTTACGTGTTCTGGCAATTGCAATGCGTGAATGGCAAGAAATGCCGGTTAATTTAAACCCAGCAGATGTTGAAAATAACCTAATTATCCTTGGCCTAGTTGGTATGATTGATCCACCCAGAGAAGGAGTAAAAGAAGCAATTCAACAGTGTAAGACTGCTGGGATAATCCCGGTGATGATCACCGGTGATCACCCCATTACCGCGAGGTCCATTGCCTATCAATTGGGCATTATGAATGAGGATAACCAAGCAGTTATCACCGGGAAGGAATTAGATAAATTATCGCTTGAAGAATTCGAAAGGCGGGTTGAACATATCCGAGTTTATGCAAGGGTTGCTCCGGAGCAGAAGTTGAAGATTGTCCGTGCACTTCAGGACAAAGGTCAATATGTGGCGATGACCGGAGATGGAGTGAATGATGCTCCGGCACTGAAACGGGCAAATATCGGTGTTGCTATGGGAATTATGGGAACCGAAGTTAGTAAAGAGGCATCCCATATGATTCTTCTTGATGATAATTTTGCTACTATTGTAAAAGCCGTGCGTGAGGGTCGGCGGATTTACGAGAATATAAGGAAATTTATAAAGTATATCATGTCATGCAATTGTGCGGAGATACTCACGATTTTCCTTGCGCCATTTTTCCGTTTACCCCTACCTTTATTACCCATCCACCTACTCTGGATAAATCTTATCACCGATAGCCTACCTTCTCTGGCACTGGCCACCGAAGTTGCGGATAAAGATTTGATGAAAAGACCACCGCGTCCGCCCCAGGAAGGCATCTTTGCCCGGGGGATGGGATTTTATATCCTGGTGGTAGGATTGCTCATGTCAGGAGTTACCCTTGCGACTCAGGCGATCGCAATAAAGATAGACAGCCACTGGCAGACAATGGTCTTCACTGTTTTGTGTCTGAGCCAATTGGGTAATGCCTTTGCCTGCCGTTCTGATGATAAATCATTATTTGCCTTAGGCTTATTATCCAATCCCTTTCTTGTGATTTCAACAATTATTCTTTTTTCCGCCCAGATGGCGGTGATATATCTACCGTTTTTAAATCCAATATTTAAAACCCAACCCCTTAATCTCCCCGAGTTATTAATTTCTATTGGTTTATCTTCCATTGTTTTGGTTTTAGTTGAAATAGGAAAGGTGGTTAGAGGGTTTTTTAAAAAATATAAATTAAAAAACACTTAG
- a CDS encoding sigma 54-interacting transcriptional regulator, which translates to MSGLSEREKWIAESRKRCRKLGLNPNQSYIPNSLNHSELMRRQKLNHALINSALPYMKLCSESFKLCGSILVLTDKEGFILKELGPQRLLEGRTKIGLGEGGSLREEDAGTTAVALAIRHQKPVYVEGEEYYLKIFQSGACFCAPILDKDELLGTIVIVHPERKGHPYTFMLVKMLAEIIQQEYQKNFEFNFYSDLAKLLNLIFVVTDTRGNICWLSERAKKVLVLDPNDNITRRFGANILKRKSIVNDLFESESLNMKFFVLRKEWSDKYLFIFEPASQITCSKKEVPFHAPYTFEDIIGLESIKKFARQLAVQETNLLIIGESGTGKDLLASAIHNESHRAHEKFVVVNCAAIPENLFESELFGYKRGAFTDARHDKIGKIEFANNGTVFFDEIAELPLNVQAKLLRVLEDKKVIPLGSNEGRVVNVRFIFATNRNLEEMITQGKFREDLYYRIHSPKIEIPPLRERRNEIPLLIEHLLGKIKERHKGFVAGITERAKRALLNFDYPGNVRQLEKMLEQAFLSCRKEYIDIDDLGLAIAKPLTLEEKVLQYKAKLIFEVFIANGRDVKKTCKELGLSERQIYRYLKMVRNQNEE; encoded by the coding sequence ATGAGTGGATTATCGGAAAGAGAGAAATGGATAGCAGAATCAAGAAAGCGCTGTAGAAAATTGGGTTTAAATCCCAATCAATCATATATTCCTAATTCCCTTAATCACTCGGAACTTATGCGGCGCCAGAAACTCAATCATGCTCTGATAAACTCCGCCTTACCCTACATGAAACTTTGTAGCGAGTCCTTTAAACTCTGTGGTTCAATTTTAGTTTTAACTGATAAAGAAGGTTTTATTTTGAAAGAACTAGGTCCCCAACGCCTTCTGGAGGGTCGGACAAAAATCGGGTTGGGCGAAGGAGGTTCACTCCGTGAAGAGGATGCGGGGACTACTGCGGTGGCTCTTGCCATCCGTCACCAAAAGCCGGTCTATGTGGAGGGTGAAGAGTATTATCTAAAAATATTCCAATCCGGTGCCTGCTTTTGTGCACCGATTTTAGACAAAGATGAATTGCTGGGCACCATCGTCATTGTTCATCCGGAAAGAAAGGGGCATCCCTACACTTTTATGCTGGTAAAGATGCTGGCGGAGATAATTCAGCAGGAATATCAAAAAAATTTTGAATTCAATTTTTATAGCGACCTTGCAAAGTTGCTCAATCTCATTTTTGTTGTTACCGATACTCGGGGTAACATCTGCTGGTTGAGTGAAAGAGCAAAAAAGGTATTAGTTTTGGACCCGAATGATAATATCACCCGAAGATTTGGTGCCAATATCCTCAAACGCAAATCAATCGTTAATGACCTGTTCGAATCCGAAAGTTTGAATATGAAATTTTTTGTATTGAGGAAAGAGTGGAGTGATAAATATCTTTTCATCTTTGAGCCGGCATCTCAGATAACATGCAGCAAAAAAGAAGTTCCCTTCCATGCCCCTTATACTTTTGAAGATATCATCGGTCTGGAAAGTATTAAAAAATTTGCCCGCCAGCTCGCCGTTCAGGAGACCAATCTTTTGATTATTGGGGAGAGCGGCACGGGTAAAGATTTGCTCGCCTCTGCGATCCATAATGAAAGTCACCGGGCACATGAGAAGTTTGTCGTGGTAAACTGTGCGGCAATCCCGGAGAATCTGTTTGAATCCGAGCTGTTTGGCTACAAGCGTGGTGCCTTTACAGACGCCCGTCATGATAAGATCGGCAAGATTGAATTTGCCAATAATGGGACGGTATTTTTTGACGAAATTGCTGAACTTCCTCTCAATGTCCAGGCAAAATTGCTGCGCGTGCTGGAGGATAAAAAGGTCATTCCCTTAGGCAGTAACGAAGGTCGGGTGGTGAATGTCCGCTTTATTTTTGCGACCAATCGCAATCTTGAGGAGATGATTACCCAGGGAAAATTTAGAGAAGATTTGTATTATCGGATTCATTCACCCAAAATTGAAATTCCACCGCTGCGTGAACGGCGGAACGAAATTCCGCTACTGATTGAGCATCTGCTGGGGAAGATAAAAGAAAGACACAAAGGATTTGTCGCCGGAATAACTGAGAGGGCGAAGAGAGCACTGCTCAATTTTGATTATCCGGGCAATGTAAGACAACTCGAAAAGATGTTGGAGCAGGCTTTTCTAAGTTGCCGAAAAGAGTATATTGATATTGATGATTTGGGATTGGCAATCGCTAAGCCGCTGACGCTGGAGGAAAAAGTCCTCCAGTATAAGGCAAAGTTAATTTTTGAAGTCTTTATTGCCAACGGCCGGGATGTTAAAAAGACCTGTAAGGAATTAGGATTGTCGGAGCGCCAGATATACCGCTATTTAAAGATGGTGCGTAACCAAAATGAAGAGTGA